From the Jeongeupia sp. HS-3 genome, the window TTTTTCGCGGGCGATATCAAACTCGACGTCGCCGCAAAGCTTGCCGCTTTCCAGCCGGTTGATACCGACGTCGATGACGATCGCGCCGTCCTTGATCCACTCGCCCTTGACAAAGTTGGGGATACCGACGCCGGCGACGACGATATCGGCACCACGCACCTTGTCGGCCAGATCCTTGGTTTTGCTGTGGCAGACGGTCACCGTCGCGCGCGCCAGCAACAATTCGAGCGCCTGCGGCCGGCCGACGATATTGGAGGCGCCGACAATCACCGCATCCTTGCCGACGATGTCGATGCCGGTTTTTTCCAGCAGCGTCATCACGCCGCGCGGCGTGCACGGACGCAGCAGCGGCATTTTCAGCGCCAGACGGCCGATGTTGTACGGATGGAAACCGTCGACATCCTTGGCCGGATCGATCAGCTCGATGATCTTTTCGGCGTTCAGATGTTTGGGCAGTGGCAATTGCACCAGGATGCCGTCGACCGCGTCGTCCTTGTTCAGCGTTTCGACCAAGGCCAGCAGCTCGGCCTCGCCGGTATCGGCCGGCAGGTCGTAGGCCAGCGACGTAATACCGGCGTTTTCGCACTGCCGCTTCTTGTTGCCGACATAAACCTGGCTGGCCGGATCGCTGCCGACCAGCACCACCGCCAGCGCCGGCGCGCGCTTGCCGCTAGCAACGCGCGCATCAACACGCGCACGCACGTCGCGGATGAGTTCTTGAGAAATGGTTTTCCCGTCTAGGATCTGGGCAGACATCGGCAACTCCGGAGCAAAACTGGCTATTCAATCGGCGCATTCTCTCACTGATGCACGATTGCGCTCAATCTCCGGTCAACAGGGGGTTGACGATGCGATCAATGCCGATTATATTCTCGCTTCTGTTCGGGGCGTAGCGCAGCCTGGTAGCGCACCTGGTTTGGGACCAGGTGGTCGTGAGTTCGAATCCCACCGCCCCGACCAGACTCAACACTGTGGTATATTTCGAGTGTTGGTGGTAGTTAAAAAGCAGATCAAGCTGAAACACGGCGCCCGTAGCTCAACCGGATAGAGCAACGGCCTTCTAAGCCGTAGGTTACAGGTTCGATTCCTGTCGGGTGCGCCAAATATCCCGGCAGACGCAGTATCAGTTTCAGTGGTGGTTGTAGCTCAGTTGGTAGAGTCCAGGATTGTGATTCCTGTTGTCGTGGGTTCGAGCCCCATCAGCCACCCCAAGTTAAAAAGCCCTTGAGAAATCAAGGGCTTTTTGCTTTTCTGCGTTTGAAACATTTTGAAGCCCGATTGTGGAGCACCTCATGTTTACCTGTCTGAATACGCAGTCTTGCGACGCACAATGGAAGCCGGAAGAAGTAACAATCAAAAATGAAGGGCAAGGTGAGCTGTTTCGCTGCCCGCTGTGTGGCGCCAGAAACCCGGTGATCCGCAATGTAAAGCCCGATGGCCGCGTAATTTACAAGCAGGTGCGCCCCAGTCATTGAGCTGAATCGTGTTTGATGGTTTTACGAGCGGTGACACGGGCTGAAAACGAGGGCGATTTACGCGCTTTTCAGACCTGACCGTGTCATCGTAAAAGGCGCTCTGCGGAGCGCTTTTTTTACGTTATCGCGACCGATTTAGCGCCGCCCTGCCCCGTACTCCGCTTGATGCCTTGATCGAAAAAGTGCGGCAAGCCGTGCCCTGATGGTATGAATCGTCATGATCCGGCAGATGTTCTACGAGCCAGCCTGGTGCAAGCCATTATCATGTCGGGCACATCGGGCATTTGTGAGCTGAATTCATCGTGATTGCATTGCTGGAAGCCCAACGCGCCGGTTTGCTACGGCGGCAACACTGGTTGCCGAACATCGTTTCGGGCGCCATTGTCGGGGTCGTCGCGTTGCCGCTGGCGATGGCGTTTGCGATCGCATCGGGGGCCAAGCCGGAACATGGGCTCTACACCGCCATCGTGGCAGGGCTGCTGGTGTCCGCGTTTGGCGGCAGCCGCGTGCAGGTGGCCGGGCCCACCGGTGCTTTTATCGTCATTCTGGCCGGCATTACCGCCAAGTATGGCCTTGATGGCCTGCAGATCGCCACGCTGATGGCCGGGGTGATCCTGCTGCTGCTCGGGATGGCGCGACTGGGATCGATCATCAAGTTTATTCCAGCGCCGGTGATCGTCGGCTTTACCGCAGGGATAGGGGTGATCATCTGGGTAGGTCAGTGGAAGGATTTCTTCGGGCTCCCTGCCATTGCCGATGGGCACTTCCATCAGAAGCTGTGGTCGCTTGTCCAAGCGTTACCCCAACTGCATCCGGCCACAACCGCGCTGGCGCTGCTGTCACTCCTGCTGGTGGTGTTTTCATCCCGCATCCCGAAGCTCGAACGCATTCCCGGCCCACTGGTGGCGCTATTCGTCGCTACCCTGTTGCAGGCTTTGGTGCAATTCGATGGCGTGACCACGATAGGCAGTGCGTTTGGCGGGATTCCACAGCAGTTGCCGACACCACGCCTGCCCGATGTGAGCGTAGCCCGCGTGATCGAGCTGATCGGCCCGGCGTTCACCATTGCGATGCTGGGCGCGATCGAATCACTGCTGTCCGCGGTGGTCGCCGATGGCATGGCCGGTACGCGGCATGATTCGAATCAGGAACTGATCGGCCAGGGCATTGCCAATATCGCAGCACCGCTGTTTGGCGGCTTTGCGGCGACCGGCGCGATTGCCCGCACGGCCACGAACATCCGCAACGGCGGCACCAGCCCGATTTCGGGCATCGTGCACGCCATCACGCTGATCCTCATCATCGTGCTGCTGGCCCCCCTCGCCGTGCATGTTCCGCTGGCGGCGCTGGCGGCGATCCTGTTCGTGGTGGCGTGGAACATGAGCGAGGCTCGCCACTTTGCCAGGATGGTCCGGCGCGCACCGCGTGCGGATGTCGCCATCCTGCTGGTGACGTTTTGCCTGACCGTATTTGCCGATCTGGTCGTGGCCGTGAATATCGGGGTCATCCTCGCCACTTTGCATTTCCTGCGCCGCATGGCCAGCAGTGTTGAAGTGCGTGCCAACACCGAACAAGAGCTTCGCCAGGAACTCGCCGCCCAAGGCCTGAGCCGGCTACCGCCCGGCGTGCTGGTCTACGCGGTGGAAGGACCGTTCTTTTTTGGCGCGGTGGAAAACTTCGAGCAGGTGCTGGCCAGTACCCATACCGATCCGGGCATCCTGATCATCCGGCTGCGCTGGGTGCCTTATATCGACATCACCGGCCTGCAAATGCTGGAAGAAGTGGCCGAGGACCTGCACAAACGCGGCGTGCGCGTGATGATGTCCGGTGCGAACGAGCGTGTGCACGCCATGCTGGAAAAAGCCGGACTCATCTTGCTGATTGGCCAGAGCAATTATTTCAAAACGTTTGAAGAAGCGTTAAAACGCTGCAGCGAGCTGACCGATCAAGCCGCCGAGCGCGGGCAATGAGCGCCCATCCGCACAAATGCAAACCGAATCAGGCAATACAGTGACCGATACATCCATGGATTTTTCAGCATTACTGGCCGCCGGCGACGACAAGCAAGCCGTCATCATGCGCGGCGGCGCATTTCAGAGCCTGCATTTCGATTTGACGGCGGTGCAAAGCAAAATGGCCGTCAAAGACCCCTACCATCTGGTGCTCGGCTACACCCGAACCATGCTGTCTTTCCGGCTGTTCGTGCCCAAGCCGCGACGCATTGTCATGGTCGGGCTGGGTGGCGGCTCACTGGCAAAGTACTGCTATCGCAACTTTCCGCTCGCCCAGATGGCCGTTTGCGAGATTGATCCGCAGGTGATCGCCCTGCGGGATGACTTCCTGATTCCGCCCGATGACGCCCGTTTTCAGGTGATTTGCGGCGATGGTGCGGCCTATGTCAAAAGCTGCGCGGGGAACATCAATCTGCTGCTGATCGATGGCTTTGACGACCGGGGCATTCCCACCGCGCTGTGCAGCCAGTCTTTCTATGACAATTGCGCCGCCTCGCTGGCGCCCGAGGGCATTGCCGCTTTCAATTTGCAGGCGCAGGATACCCGCAACCCGGTACATCTGGAGCGGATATGCCGCGCCTTCGGTCAGCATGTGGTCGCGATCAAGGCGGACGACGGCGCAAATTACATCGTGCTCGCCAGCCGCAACGCATCGCTGATGAACACGCCCAAGGCCGTCCTGCTTCAGCGGGCTGCCGAGCTTGAAGCCGAATCGGATTACAAACTCGTATCGTTTGCCCGGCGCGTGATCACAAGCCGCGCTTATGCCAAGCCCGGGGATGTCTTTACCGTCGATGCCTTGTCCCGCACGCCCCCAAGGCCATAGCCGGTTTGGATTCAGCCCGCAGGGGCGCGGTATCATTCGCCCCAACGAGGAGTAAACGAATGGCGAACGAAAAACCGGCACAGCGCGCAGCAGCGACCAAACGCGTTCAACTTTATCTGGCCGTGCCCTTTGCAGAAAAGGACGCGGCCAAGGCTTTGGGCGCCCGCTGGGATGCCGAACGCAAGAAATGGTATGTGCCGCATGGCGTGGACATCGCCCCGTTCAAGCAATGGCTGGCCGCAGATGAAACCGCATCACTCGATGCCCTCTCCCCTGCGCCCACCGCCGCGCCCAAACCAAAGAAAGCAGCACCCACACCCCGCGCCCCCACCATTCCCGCCGGCTTTGTCGCCTACTCGGGTGAAACGCCGCCCTGGGAATAGGCCGGAACGCACCGGCTGTCGCAGCCAGCCACGATAGCCCATCATATTGAATACGCCCCCACCGCGAGTTGCACCGCTATGAGCACGAGTTTCTTCTGGCACGACTACGAAACCTTCGGCGTCGTCCCGCGCCGCGATCGCCCGGCGCAGTTCGCCGGCATCCGCACCGATCTGGAACTGAACGAGATCGGCGAGCCGGTCGAGCTGTTTTGCCAGCCAACGCCCGACTGGCTGCCCGATCCGCAATCGTGTCTGCTGACCGGCATCACCCCGCAGCATTGCCTGGAGCGCGGCGTGGTCGAGCGTGAGTTCGCCGCCGGCATCGAGGCCGAGCTGGCGCAGCCGGGCACCATCGGCGTCGGCTACAACACCATCCGTTTCGACGACGAAGTCACCCGCTTCCTGTTCTGGCGCAACCTGTACGAGCCGTACGCACGCGAATGGCAGAACGATTGCGGCCGCTGGGATTTGCTCGATACCGTGCGCACCACCTGGGCGCTGCGGCCCGAAGGCATCCACTGGCCGAGCCACGACGACGGCAAACCCAGTTTCAAGCTTGAAGACCTGAGCCGCGCCAACGGCCTGCTGCACGAGGCCGCGCACGATGCGGTCTCCGACGTGCGCGCGACCATTGCGCTGGCGCGGCTGATCCGCGACCGCCAGCCCAAGCTGTTCGACTTCTGCCTGAGCCTGCGCAGGAAAGACGCGGTGCTGGCGCAGATCGGCTCGACGCCGAAGCCCTTCCTGCATGTGTCGGGCATGTTCGGTACCGAGCGCGGCTGTATCGCCGCTGTCTGGCCGCTCGCCTGGCATCCGAGCAACAAGAACGAGCTGATCGTCTGGGATCTGGCGTTCGATCCGCGCGAGCTGTTCGCGCTTGACGCCGAAACGATCCGCACGCGGATGTTCAGTCGCGCCGATGCGCTGCCCGAAGGCGTGAGCCGGCTGCCGATCAAGACCATCCACATCAACAAATCGCCTATCGTCATCGGCAATCTGAAAACGCTGCAGCCGGCGCAAGCGACACGCTGGGGCATCGATTTCGCCGTGGTCGAGCAACACGCCGCGCTGCTGCAGGATGCACCGGCGCTGCCGTGGAAAGCCGTGTTCCAGCGTGATCTGGCGCCGATCGGTGACGTCGATCAGGATCTGTACGGCGGCTTTTTGTCCAACAACGACCGGCAGCGGCTGGAAGAGCTGCGCTCGCTCGACGCCAACGCCCTCGCCAGCGAGCGCCCGCGCTTTGACGATCGCCGCCTCGACGAGCTGCTGTTCCGCTACCGTGCGCGCAATTTTCCGGCGTCCTTGAATGATGCCGAGGCCGCACGCTGGCAGCGGTTGCGCTGCGAGCGCCTGTTCGAAGGCCGCGATGGCTATCGCACGCTCGAGGACTACTGCGCGCAGATCGACACGCTGGCCGAAGACGCCGACGAGCGCGGTGAAGCCATCCTTGCGGCGCTGTACGACTACGCCGAAGCCATCGCGCCCGAGGATGGCGCGTGAGGTATACGCTCAGGCAACTGGAAGTCTTCGTCGCGGTCGGCCGTTTCGAGAGCGTCTCGCGCGCGACCGAGGCGCTGAACCTGTCGCAATCGGCCACCAGCACCGCGCTGGCCGAGCTGGAAAAACAATTCGACGTGCGCCTGTTCGATCGTCACGGCAAACGCTTGCAACTGAACGAATCGGGCCGCGCACTGCTGCCACGGGCGATCGAGCTGCTCGACCGCGCCGGCGAAATCGAAAGCCTGCTCGCCGGCAAGGCCGGGCTGAACGGCTTTCGCTTCGGCGCCACGCTGACCATCGGCAACTATCTGGCTACCCTGCTGGTCGGCGAATTCATGCGCCGCCATCCGGGCTGCCGGGTGCAACTGGATGTGCACAACACCTCGACCATCTTGCGGCAGGTGGCGCATTTCGAGCTCGATTTCGGCCTGATCGAGGGCGACAACCCGAATCCGGATCTGTGCGCCGAACCGTGGGTGGCCGATGAGCTGGTGGTGTTCGCCGCGCCCGATCATCCGCTCACGCGCGAAGCGCACGTCACGGTCGAGATGCTCGCCAAACAACCGTGGATCGTCCGTGAACCGGGCTCGGGCACGCGGCAGGCGTTTGAAAGCGCCTTCCACTCGGTGCGCGCACAGATGGATGTGCGGCTGGAGCTGGAACACACCGAGGCGATCAAGCGCGCGGTCGAGGCCGGCATGGGGCTGTCGTGCATTTCACGGCTGGCGCTGAAGGAGGCGTTCCGCCGCGGCAGCCTGGTGCCGATCGAGGTCGACGATCTCAACCTCGAACGGCAGTTCCACATCGTCTGGCACAAGCAGAAATTCCACACCCCGGGCATGCAGGCGTTCATCGCGCTGTGCCGCGAGGTCAGCGCCGGCGCCACGCGCGCCGACGAGATCATCATGCGCGATGCCAACGGCCGGGAAATCGAGTACCGCTAGCCCGGCCCTTCCATCGAGCACGCGATCAGTCGAACAGCTCTTCCCAGATCGACTTGCGCTTCTTGTACGGCTTTTGATCGTAATGCTGTGGCCTGTTGTCGTAGCGGACTTCCTGCGGCCGGGGCTCGCTGTGCGGAACCTCGCGGGCGGGTACGGCATCCTGGATCTGGGCGCGTTCGATGATCTTGTCGAGCTCGCCGCGGTCGAGCCAGACACCGCGGCAGCGCGGGCAATAATCGATCTCGACGCCTTGGCGTTCGGACATTACCAGACGTTCGTCAACACAAGTCGGGCATTGCATGGTCAGACTCCTTGATCACTGCATTGAATAAGAAAGGGCAGTCGGCACCAACCGGTGCCGGCTCAGCGGCGCAACAGGCGCAAGCCGTTACCGACCACCAGCAGGCTGGCACCGACATCGGCAAACACCGCCATCCACATCGTGCCGAGGCCGGCCAGCGTCAGCGCCAGAAACACCGCCTTGATGCCGAGCGCCAGCACGATGTTCTGCACCAGGATGGCATGCGTTGCCCTGGAGAGCCGGACAAAGGCCGGCAGCTTGCGCAGATCGTCGTCCATCAGCGCCACGTCGGCGGTTTCGATCGCGGTATCGGTACCCATCGCACCCATGGCAAAGCCGATATCGGCGCGCGCCAGTGCCGGTGCATCGTTGATGCCGTCGCCAACCATCCCTACGACGCCGTTGCGGCCCAATTGTTCCACCACCGCGAGCTTATCTTCGGGCAACTGATCGCCACGCGCCTCGTCGATGCCGACCTGCGCGGCGATCGCTTCGGCGGTATGCGGATTGTCGCCGGTCAGCATCACCGTTTTCACGCCAAGCGCGTGCAGCTCGGCCACCGCCAGGCGGCTGCTTTCCTTGACGGTATCGGCGACGGCGAACAGCGCGTGCACACGCTCGTCGTCGATCAGCATCACCACGGTTTTGCCCTGGCGTTCGAGCACATCGAGTCGCGCTTCAAGCTCGGGCGAGCACCGACCCAGCTCGTGCACCAGGCGGTGGTTGCCAAGCGAATACGCCTTGCCATCAATCACACCGCGCACGCCGCGTCCCAAAATCGCCTCGAATTCGTCGACGGTATCGAGGGCAAGGCCGCTCGCGGCACGGGCCACCGCTTGCGAGACAGGGTGATCCGAACGCGCAGCCAGACTCGCGGCAATCCGCGTCGCCGACGCCAGCGCGGCGTCATTCGGCGCAATATCGGCATCGCCCCAAGGCGCCGAGTCGGTCAGTTCGGGCTTGCCGTGGGTGAGCGTGCCGGTCTTGTCGAGCGCCAGCCAAGCGAGCTTGCGGCCTTCCTCCAGATACACGCCGCCCTTGATCAGGATGCCGCGCCGCGCCGCTGCGGCAAGGCCGCTGACAATGGTCACCGGCGTCGAAATCACCAGCGCGCACGGGCAAGCGATCACCAGCAGCACCAGCGCCTTGTAGATCCACGCCAGCCATGCGCCACCCAACAGCAGCGGCGGCACGACCGCGACCAGCAATGCAATCGCGAACACAATCGGCGTGTAGACGCGGGCAAACTGGTCGACGAAACGCTGCGTCGGCGCCTTGGCGCCCTGCGCCTCCTCGACCGCGTGGATGATCCGCGCCAGCGTGGTATTCGCTGCCGCGGCGGTGACGCGGTATTCGAACGAACCGGCTTCGTTGATCGTGCCGGCGAACACCGGGTCACCCTCGCCCTTCTCGACCGGCAGGCTTTCACCGGTGATCGGCGCCTGGTTGATCGTCGACGCGCCGGCGGTAATCTCGCCGTCGAGCCCAATGCGCTCGCCCGGCTTCACCCGCACCACATCGCCGACGATCACCGCCTTCGCGGCGACATCCAGCCAGCTGCCATCGGCCTGCCTTACCGTCGCCATCTCGGGCGCCAGATCCATCAGGCCGGCGATGGCGTTGCGGGCGCGGTCGAGTGATTTGGCTTCGATCAGCTCGGCCACGGTGAACAGCACCATGACCATCGCCGCCTCGGGCCACTGACCGATCGCCAGCGCGCCGGTCACGGCGATACTCATCAGCGCATTGATATTGAGGTTGCCGTTGCGAATCGCAATCCAGCCCTTCTTGTAGGTGGTCAGCCCGCACGCCAGCACCGCGGCAATCGCCAGAGCCGCGGCCATCCACGTCGGCAAGCCGGCCCATTCGATCGCCTCGGCGCCGATCGCCAGCACGCCGGCCAGCGCCAGCGGCCACCACGGTTTTTTTACCGCCGGCGCCGGTGCGACACCGGCCTCGGGCAGTTCGGGCGTGAAGCCGAGCGAGCGGATCGCGTTCAGCACCGCTGCTAGCGCATCCGGCGCGTGAACGACGGTGAGCACGCGCTGCATCAGGTTGAACTCAAGACCGTGCACCGCCTTCATGCCGCCGAGCTTCTTGCGGATCAGCGCTTCTTCGGTCGGGCAATCCATCTCGCCGATGCGGATGTACGTGGTCACGCCGTCGGCACCGGCGACGCTCGCCGGCAGCGGCTGCAGCACGGCAGCCGGCGCGCAGCACGATGCCCCGTGGTCGTGGTCGTGGTCGTGGTCGTGGTCGTGGTCGTGGCGATGCTCGGCCACCTTGCGGTAGCGGCTCGCCGGTTTCGATGCGCCGTCTGTTGCACCGGCCGTCGGCTTTTGGTCGTGATCGTGGTCGCAGCAGCTGGACATGGTGGACTCCGTTTGCGGTATAAACGTAGTACACACCCTGAAGCCACTACAAGGTCAAGCGATGAAAATCGGCGAACTGGCGCAAGCGGCGCAATGCAGCGTCGAGACCGTGCGCTACTACGAAAAGGAAGGCCTGCTGCCGGCGGCCGAACGCACCGCAAGTAACTACCGCAGCTACGGCCCAGCACACGCCGAGCGGCTGCGCTTTATCCGCAACTGCCGTGCGCTGGATATGACGCAGGACGAAATCCGCACCCTGCTCGGCTTCGTCGACGACCCGGCGGCCGGCTGCGGCGCGGTCAACGACCTGGTCGACGAACACCTCGGCCATGTGCAGGCCCGAATCGCCGAGCTGATGGAGCTGGAAAAACAACTGACCACGCTGCGGCACCGCTGCAACGGCGAGTTTCCGGTCGATGCCTGCGGGATTGTGCAGGGCTTGAGCGAGATGGAGACCGAGGCTAAGCCGGCGCATCGGCATACGCATTTGGGTTAGCCCCGACTTCAACAGCATTAGCGCCTTTGGCGCAGTGTTTTGAGATGCCGGTTCCGCCCGGCTGGCGGGTTCTTTTCTTGCTTCGCCAAGAAAAGGAACCAAAAGAAGGCGACCCCGCATCCGCGCCCGCTTCGCGGGTGCCCTGCGCTGCTCACCCGTCACGGCGGGAATCGCAAACTCGCTGCGCTCAAACAGCGATCCCCGACAGCCCCGTGCCGGGCTGTGCTGCTCGGCGCTTCTGAGGGGATCGGGGCGGTATGCAAGCGGCAGCGACCACATACGCAGCAAACCGGTTGTGGCGAAAAGCGCGCCGATTTTCACCCCGTTCGCCAGCGCCGAGGAGTGGAGCGAGACAAGCGGTTTCATTGCTTGGCTCGCGACCGATCGAGGGTAGCCCGGAGGGCCGCAGGGCGCGGGTCGCCTTTGGGGTGAAGGGGGCTTTGGCGAGACAAAGCTCCCTTCCCGTCCGCGCGGCGGAACGCGCGTGTAAAGCTTTTACTCGCGCCGCAGGCGCTAATCCCCAATCCCTTGAAACCCAACCTCCAATTCCAGCACACCATGAAAAACGGCCCCGAAGGGCCGTTTGTTTCATCGAAGCACGAATGCCACGTCGTTTACTTCTCGACGAAAGCACGCTCGATCACGTAATCGCCGGGCTGGCCGATCCGCTTGCTGACCTGGAAACCACGCTCGTCCAGCAGACGGCAGGTGTCTTCCAGCATCGCCGGGCTGCCGCACAGCATCGCACGATCGGTTTCCGGGTTGAACGGCGGCAGGCCGATATCTTCGAACAGCTTGCCCGACTCGACCAACTCGGTCAGACGGCCCTGGTTGCGGAACGGCTCGCGCGTCACGCTCGGGTAGTAAATCAGCTTGTTGCGCACTTCTTCGCCGAAGAACTCGTTGTTCGGCAACTCGTTCTGGATGAAGTCGGCGTAGGCCAACTCCGACACGGTACGCACGCCGTGGAACAGCACGATCTTGTCGAACTGCTCGTACGCTTCCGGGTCCTGGATCAGCGACATGAACGGCGCCAGGCCGGTGCCGGTGCTGAGGTAATACAGCGTCTTGCCCGGCTTGAGGTCGGACAGCACCAGCGTGCCGGTCGGCTTGCGGCTGATCAGGATATCGTCGCCGACCTTGATTTTCTGCAGCTCGGACGTCAGCGGGCCGTTTTGCACCTTGATGCTGAAGAATTCAAGATGTTCTTCATAGTTGGCGCTGGCAACCGAATAGGCGCGCATCACCTTCTTGCCGTTGATCTCAAGGCCGATCATCACGAACTGGCCGTTCTCGAACTTCAGACCCGGATCGCGCGTGGTCTTGAAGCTGAACAAGGTGTCGTTCCAGTGATGGACCGAAAGGATTTTTTCAGTGGCGTAGGTGCTCATTATTATTGTTCCAGTGCTTTGGTAAGTTGCGGGACGGCGTCGAACAGGTCGGCAACGAGGCCGAAATCGGCGACCTGGAAGATCGCGGCGTCCGGGTCATGGTTGATCGCGACGATGACCTGGCTATCCTTCATGCCGGCCAGATGCTGCTGCGCACCCGAGATACCGGCGGCAATATACAGCTCTGGCGCGACCACGGTACCGGTTTGGCCAACTTGCTGCTCGTTCGGCGCAAACCCGGCATCGACCGCGGCACGGGTGGCACCGATGGCGCCACCGAGCTTGTCGGCCAGCGGGCCGAGCAGTTCCTCGAAGCGCTCGCCAAACGAGCGGCCACCCGCAACCACCACGCGGGCCGAAGCCAGCTCGGGACGATCGGAAGCATTTCTGGATTCGGACACCCAGCGCACACGGGTATCGGCGGCCGGCGCAGCCAGCGATTCGATGGCGGCGGCGCTGGCGGCTTCGGCGGCGGCCGGGAAGCTGGTTGCGCGCACGGTAACGACTTGAATCGCATCGCTGCTTTCGACCGTCGCCAACAGGTTGCCGGCGTAAATCGGCCGCACATAGGTCGACGGTGCGGTAATTTCGACCGCGTCGGCGATCATCGCCACGTCCAGCAGGCCGGCGACGCGCGGCAGCACATCCTTGGCCAAGGTCGTATGCGGTGCCAGGATCACCTGGAAGTCGCCGGCGAGCGATTTGATGATGTTGGCAACGTCGGCCGCCAGCGGATGCGCCAGGTGCGCGGCATCGACGCGCAACACCTTCGCCACGCCGTCGAGCTTGGCGGCTTGCTCGGCCACGCTAGCGGTAGCGCTACCGACCACCAGCACATGAATCGGTGCGCTCCATGCCTTGGCTGCACCGATAGCACGGCGCGTTGCCGCCTTGAGTTGACGGCCGTCGTGATCGGCCAGAATCAGTACGCTCATGACAGCACCCCCGAGGCACGCAGTTTTTCAACGAGCTCGGCGACGCTGCCGACCTTGATACCCGCCTTGCGTTGCGCCGGCGCGGCGACCTTGAGACGCTTGATGCGCGGCGCGAAATCGGCACCGGTCTCGCTGCCAGCGAGCGTTTCGATCGGCTTTTTCTTCGCCATCATCAAGTTGGGCAGTTTGACGAAGCGCGGCGCGTTCAGGCGCAGATCGCAGGTCACCACCGCCGGCAGGGTCAGGGCAATGGTTTCAACGCCACCGTCGACTTCACGGGTCACCACGGCCTCGTTGCCTTCGACCTTCAACTCGGACGCGAAGGTCGCTTGCGGCCAGTCGAGCAGCGCGGCGAGCATCTGGCCGGCTTGGCCAGCGTCGTTGTCGATCGCCTGCTTACCGACGAGTACCAGACCCGGCTGTTCGCACTCGACCACGGCCTTGAGCAGCTTGGCGACCGCCAGCGGCTGCAGAAAGACGCCACCGGTCTCGACCACCAGCGCCCGATCGACGCCCATCGCCAGCGCATGGCGCAGCGCTTCGGGGCTGGCGGCACTGCCGAGACTGACGGCGACGATCTCGGTCACCACGCCCTTTTCCTTCAGGCGCAGCGCTTCTTCGACGGCAATTTCGTCGAAGGGGTTAATATTCATGCGTACACCGTCGAGCTCGACGTCACTGCCATCCGGCTTGGCGCGAACGGGGACGTTGTGGTCGACGACGCGTTTGACGGCGACAAGAACTTTCACTGGGCACTCCTTGTGTTTGCCCGACATTTTATTCGGCATTAAAATATCAGTTAATCGGATTATTTATATATTTTATATCCGTTACTTAGATATGCGAATGGGTAATTAATGCAACGCGACGAAATGGAATACGACGTTGTGATCGTCGGCGCCGGCCCAGCAGGCCTGGCCGCGGCGATCCGTCTCAAACAACGCTCGCCCGACGTGAGCGTCTGCGTGCTCGAAAAAGGCCCGGAAGTCGGCGCCCACCTGCTCTCCGGTGCGGTGATCGACCCGCGTGCGCTCGACGAATTGCTCCCCGAGTGGCGAAAAGCGCCGCTGAAACTGCGCACGCCGGTCACGCATGAAGAGATGCTGTGGCTGAAACAGTCCGAAGCCGAGACGCTGCCGCATGCGCTACTGCCGAAAATGCTCAAG encodes:
- the folD gene encoding bifunctional methylenetetrahydrofolate dehydrogenase/methenyltetrahydrofolate cyclohydrolase FolD — translated: MSAQILDGKTISQELIRDVRARVDARVASGKRAPALAVVLVGSDPASQVYVGNKKRQCENAGITSLAYDLPADTGEAELLALVETLNKDDAVDGILVQLPLPKHLNAEKIIELIDPAKDVDGFHPYNIGRLALKMPLLRPCTPRGVMTLLEKTGIDIVGKDAVIVGASNIVGRPQALELLLARATVTVCHSKTKDLADKVRGADIVVAGVGIPNFVKGEWIKDGAIVIDVGINRLESGKLCGDVEFDIAREKASWITPVPGGVGLMTVATLMQNTLDACEKRGA
- a CDS encoding SulP family inorganic anion transporter, producing the protein MIALLEAQRAGLLRRQHWLPNIVSGAIVGVVALPLAMAFAIASGAKPEHGLYTAIVAGLLVSAFGGSRVQVAGPTGAFIVILAGITAKYGLDGLQIATLMAGVILLLLGMARLGSIIKFIPAPVIVGFTAGIGVIIWVGQWKDFFGLPAIADGHFHQKLWSLVQALPQLHPATTALALLSLLLVVFSSRIPKLERIPGPLVALFVATLLQALVQFDGVTTIGSAFGGIPQQLPTPRLPDVSVARVIELIGPAFTIAMLGAIESLLSAVVADGMAGTRHDSNQELIGQGIANIAAPLFGGFAATGAIARTATNIRNGGTSPISGIVHAITLILIIVLLAPLAVHVPLAALAAILFVVAWNMSEARHFARMVRRAPRADVAILLVTFCLTVFADLVVAVNIGVILATLHFLRRMASSVEVRANTEQELRQELAAQGLSRLPPGVLVYAVEGPFFFGAVENFEQVLASTHTDPGILIIRLRWVPYIDITGLQMLEEVAEDLHKRGVRVMMSGANERVHAMLEKAGLILLIGQSNYFKTFEEALKRCSELTDQAAERGQ
- a CDS encoding DUF5710 domain-containing protein, which translates into the protein MANEKPAQRAAATKRVQLYLAVPFAEKDAAKALGARWDAERKKWYVPHGVDIAPFKQWLAADETASLDALSPAPTAAPKPKKAAPTPRAPTIPAGFVAYSGETPPWE
- the sbcB gene encoding exodeoxyribonuclease I, with the translated sequence MSTSFFWHDYETFGVVPRRDRPAQFAGIRTDLELNEIGEPVELFCQPTPDWLPDPQSCLLTGITPQHCLERGVVEREFAAGIEAELAQPGTIGVGYNTIRFDDEVTRFLFWRNLYEPYAREWQNDCGRWDLLDTVRTTWALRPEGIHWPSHDDGKPSFKLEDLSRANGLLHEAAHDAVSDVRATIALARLIRDRQPKLFDFCLSLRRKDAVLAQIGSTPKPFLHVSGMFGTERGCIAAVWPLAWHPSNKNELIVWDLAFDPRELFALDAETIRTRMFSRADALPEGVSRLPIKTIHINKSPIVIGNLKTLQPAQATRWGIDFAVVEQHAALLQDAPALPWKAVFQRDLAPIGDVDQDLYGGFLSNNDRQRLEELRSLDANALASERPRFDDRRLDELLFRYRARNFPASLNDAEAARWQRLRCERLFEGRDGYRTLEDYCAQIDTLAEDADERGEAILAALYDYAEAIAPEDGA
- a CDS encoding LysR family transcriptional regulator codes for the protein MRYTLRQLEVFVAVGRFESVSRATEALNLSQSATSTALAELEKQFDVRLFDRHGKRLQLNESGRALLPRAIELLDRAGEIESLLAGKAGLNGFRFGATLTIGNYLATLLVGEFMRRHPGCRVQLDVHNTSTILRQVAHFELDFGLIEGDNPNPDLCAEPWVADELVVFAAPDHPLTREAHVTVEMLAKQPWIVREPGSGTRQAFESAFHSVRAQMDVRLELEHTEAIKRAVEAGMGLSCISRLALKEAFRRGSLVPIEVDDLNLERQFHIVWHKQKFHTPGMQAFIALCREVSAGATRADEIIMRDANGREIEYR
- a CDS encoding zf-TFIIB domain-containing protein, with the protein product MQCPTCVDERLVMSERQGVEIDYCPRCRGVWLDRGELDKIIERAQIQDAVPAREVPHSEPRPQEVRYDNRPQHYDQKPYKKRKSIWEELFD